The Arachis ipaensis cultivar K30076 chromosome B10, Araip1.1, whole genome shotgun sequence DNA window TGTTGTGGCTCGTGGTATTCAACAAAAGAAAATCGGGGATACTTCTACCCGATCTACTCCCAAAAAATCAGATTCGGGTACATCAACTTCAAAGAAGATTATACCTATCCCAACAACTCGGCTAATTACTCTTGACTCTCTTTCAAAAAGTGTTAGGGCACGCCTTTTTACTTCTTCCTCTGAACCACCTCCGAAAAGACAAAAGATTGTCGAGGGAGTAGTATTTACAATAAGAGATTTGACGTGCTTGCTTGGAGTGAGAAAAACATTCTCCCTTATAGCCATATTAGCATGAACGATGTGGCTATCCAGAACCACCTTCAACTCCTAGCCCGAAGTGAAATTCGGGCGGCAGATGTGTGAGCTGCCTTGGCCAAGGAGTTAGAGAAAATTCCTATCAGCGCCATTCACAGCTCTCTGGTGGCTGCTTGAGTTGAAGTGGAGAGGCTGAAGGAGATCAACAAAGAATTGGAGGAGGAGAGGGATGGGCTGATGTCCGACTTGAATAAAGCTCAGGCCAAGGCGAAAAAGGCAGAGACGATCGTGGCCATGTCAAAAGGGTTGAAGAAGAAAGCAGAAGAGAGCTATACCCATATTATAAAATTCTTTATAATATTAGTTTCTCaccatatattttttaaataaaattaaaaataaaatataacaaaaaattatacttaatgaaataactaaaaaaatggaGAAGAATTATTATTACAATTATTATGAGGTAGAAATTTAGGTGTAGTTGATTTCATGTAAAGTTGATATTTGagaattgttagatgaaaatttagtcaaatcaatcaaatcatctaacgactctcaaatATTAACTTTACGTAAAGTTAACTGGAGCTGAATTTCCACCTTATTATGATAGTTTAACTAAAGATTTTATGTTGAGTTttgaaaatagagaaagaaagagagggaaaAAGTGGGACAGATGGGAGATGCATAGAGGAGTTAAGTGTAACGAGTCTCGTCCTCACAGCGTGACAATGGATAAGACATTGTTGACTACTTCCCTTTAGAGTTCCCTGCAACTCGCTATCTTTGAAATGGCGACCTCTCCATTCACTACCTCCTTACTCACACtccgcgcttcttcttcttcttcttattctaaaCTCTCCTTCATCAGAGCCTCATCAAGAAGAGATCTCTTCAAGGGCGTTGCATTGCAGGCTCTTCCACTGCTTCTTCTCAGACCCTCACTCGCCAGAGAGGTTGAAGTTGGCTCTTTCCTTCCTCCTTCCCCTTCCGACCCCTCTTTTGTTCTCTTCAAAGCTTCTCCCAAGGACACCCCTGCCCTTCGAGCAGGAAATGTGCAGCCATACCAATTCATCCTCCCACCCACTTGGAAACAGGCACGTGTGGCAAACATATTATCTGGAAATTACTGTCAGCCAAAATGCGCAGAGCCTTGGGTTGAGGTCAAATTTGAAGATGAAAAACAGGGTAAAGTGCAGGTAGTGGCGTCGCCGTTAATACGCCTAACCAACAAACCAAATGCGACAATTGAAGACATTGGAAGCCCTGAGAAAGTGATTGCTTCTCTTGGTCCATTTGTCACTGGAAACACGTATGATCCTGATGAGCTCCTAGAAACTGAGGTTGAAAAGCTTGGCGATCAAACGGTACATACATGAATCaacttctctttcttctcttctgcTGTGTGTTGTTGTTGCTAACATTGTGCCATCTGCAGTACTATAAATACTTGCTTGAAACTCCATATGCTCTAACGGGTACGCACAACCTCGCCAAAGCAACGGCCAAGGGAAACACTCTTGTTCTCTTTGTGGCTAGTGCCAATGACAAGCAGTGGCAAGCTTCTCAGAAGACTTTGAAGGCCATGCTTGATTCCTtcctcctctagttttttttctGAGTAAGAGTTGTGTTGGCTACCATTTGGAATTTTCTTTTCCAAGGTTCAAATCTCTGTGTTCTGATAGTGTTAGTTTATGCTATTCTTGTAACtacaaactcaataaaaatatcCATAAAGTTGATATAATCATTATTATACAAGGCTTCCAAATCATACATCTTATCTTATAAAATACAATAAGAGAGACTAGGGTTCTTTGAACAGCAAGTGATGTGCTGAAAGGTGTAATACTTGATTAGATAATCCACTGCCATATCTCAGTCTTGGTACCTTGCGAGATTATTATTTCTTAGCTTAGGAGTAATGGAAGCGGTTGCTTGTTCTTAACCAAAACGgaagttattaaatttttttccaACACCTAATCTAACGTCTAATCATTATAGATTATTTCTTCTTCCATTTTATAACAGGTAAGTTACAGGCTACATGAATAATTAACAGTGTGAAGGAAGTTGTGGAGATGGTTAGCATAATCAACGTTAGATCTTCTGTGCCAAAAGTCCAAGACTTTGAATTGGGCACTCAAAGTTATATCATTAAAAGTTTTCTCACTTAATTTCTTTCATGAATTCCTTTGAGAATGTTGTCATTTAATCCATGTCTCTGTCACATTAAGTTGGCATTTTAATTTTCACAATATGAATTATGCAATATGTAATTTTGTGCTGCTGGAACTTTTGGAAGCAGCCAAAGAAGCATAGGACTATAGGAGAAGAGAGATTGAGGAGTTGTTTTTGGTGTTCAATAATAAAACATTATAGACACTGAAAAACGAGATTCTTTTATAAatttcaacaaataaaataatgaGGTACCTTCCATAATTATTTTAAGCATCCTTTCATGATAGGGTAGGGTTACCGAATCCTTAGCCAAGTTAGAAAATAAAACAACGCTCGAATATGATCTCAATAAATAAAGAACGACACAAAATCAACTATATTCGCATCATATTATAGAAGTTATAAAAATCTCAACTCAGTACAGTTTGTTAATCCCACTTAAGGCATTGCTAAATTAACTTGCGTTGGTTATGTACAAAACTGAAACTATAACTTGTATTAGATGGTAGGTTCTGTGCTGTCAAAACGTTTTCTCAAGCAGTCACTAGATGCGGAGACAAACGAGGAAGACCACACGAGTATGTGACATACTTGACACTGTCCATGAGCACAACCACAAATATCCGAGAGATCGATTTTGGAGTCATCACACCGTCGACATCACTATCTGCGGCCTCTTTGGGATCAACAAGCACTGAAACCACCATGGAAGATTTATTACCATGGAAGTGATCACTCTCTGAATTCCTTACATGGTCTTCAGTTAGGTTCAGACTGGTTCCATCAAGGTGACCTGGGAGCCCATGGAGGATTCTTCTGTTCCTGGTCTTGTTAAGTGCTGTAACATTCTGGCGGCTCTCCCGAGAAACATTGGCAACTGATGTTGCCGGAACTATAGCGCCAGGTTTTGGAGAGGCATCAAACTGGAAGACTTCTGTGCACATGCCTGAACTTAACATTGGTCCTGCATAAGGGAATCAGAACAGTCAGTATACATCAATGCTTCGCAGGCACCAAAATAGGCAACCAAGCACATAATAGATTAGACAGAAATTGCAACTTGCAAGGCAGCAAGAGACAACCAACAATATAGATGCGCTCAAGTAATTAAGTATGACCGAGTGGTAGGCAAAACGAAGACATTGATTCAGCTCTTATATTCAACAGGCATACCTTGAAGCCTCACATAtgcaaaaagaattgaaaatgcAACAATTGGTGGATGCCATGACATTGTCAAATTAAGCAGTGTTAAAACCAAGCTATCAAACTATTTTGAGACTTCCCACTAACCAAACCCAATTACTGCATCTAACCAAGTTCTAAAGTCTTCTACAACAACCCATATTGGTAGCAGAAGACACAATCTTGTAATTACCAAACAGCATGATGATTTTTCATCCAGGACAACCAAGGAACAGACAAGACCAGTACAACAAGCTACTAAAATTTAGCTTAGTTAGAATCTCCAACACACGATCATAGACAAAATTGATGTTAGGTGGCAATCAATAAAATGTGATTCCAAATTCAGCCTTAAACAACAACCAACAAGACATATCACAAGTCAGCAGGAGACAATGTATCTTCATATTCAGCAATTTGAGAGTGAAAAGTAAAAACCAGTAACAGACACAAGTCAAACAGATGATCACCTGCAAGGCCTTCACGGAACCACTGTTGCATTTTACCATCACTTGCAGAGGATTTCATGTGGTCCTTTAAAGTTTTGGTTGAACCAGAACCAAGAGCCTTCCTCTGCTCAGGTGGAACAGTATACACATGAGGATGCTGACCTCTATTTCTTCCAACTTCAGGAATTGCCAAAGCAGAATCCCAATCCTTAGTAATGACCAAACCAGTTTCTTTATTCTCTTTCTTTGCCTCATGAGTCTGAGAAGCCATAGCTTTCTCACCAGCCAGTATAGAATGGATTATCAAGTTTCCATCAATCTTCACCAGCTTATCATTCCTAGGGACATACAGCGAAGCAAGGAGGGGCTCACTGGCATTGCCACGATGGCCGAATTCATCGCATCGTGGGTCTTGCCGTTCATGAGATTGCTCTCCTAGTTTCCGACCCCTCTCATAATCCCTGTGGTCGGAAATACTAAACCTCCCATTGGAATACCCTATATCCTCGTCTCTTTCAGATCCATTCCTAGGACCATTCACAGGCCACACCTTCCCTCCACCTTGATGATTATACAACCTATCAGTAACATAGCTAGACCTACCAGGAACATACCCCACTAAGCCACCAAACTTGACATCCACGATAGGAACAAGCCCACCAAAAAGCAGTATAAAGAAAAACAGACCCAACAAACTAATGCTAGCAACCTTCTTAGTTTTCACCTCACTTTTCTTACCCTCAGACTTCTTACTCTTTGATGAAGAAGCAGGTTGCTGAGGCTTCAACTTTGGAATGGGGACCAAGGGAACCTGAGATCCTTGAGGCTTAACAACATATGGAGCACATGGCATCCATGTATAAGGCATGTGGGCCATGGGAGGAGCATGAGGATACATCCCAGGAACAGGTGGGGGAGGAGGGCACATCCCACCAACACCCAATTGCTGCCTTAAAGTGGCGTTCTCAGCCATCACAAACGAAATCTTGCTACTCAAATCAGCAATTGTTGAATGCATTGACCGCACCTTCTCCTCAAGCTCTTCCACATAGTGCTTCTTCCTCTGCCTCGAAAGCTGTGCACTTTCCCTGTTTCTCATCAATCTGGCCTTCCTCTTCTCGTCGTCGTCATCAACCACCACATTCTGTTGGGTCTTGTTCTCCACAGGCGCTGATGATCTTCTGAATTTGGTTGTTCTAGTCTCAGCACTCCCTTCACTCTGATCTTGCTTTCTCTTCAGATCACAACCTTTTCCATTATCCTCCAATTTCACGTTCCGATCCAAAATTGTATGTGCGTGTGTCGATGAAATTTCCCTCTCGTAACGGCAACAATCAGGTGAGGGAGAGTTCATGGTTTCGTATACACCCGACCCGCTACCGTTCCCCGAACCCCGCGAAGAAATCGCACCATTCGACGACTCTTCCCTTTCGCCGCACGAATCAGAATCATGCGACGGAAAGCTCGAGTCTTTCACAACAGCAGAGTCACGAGGATTCGGTGAAAGCTCGCGCTTGAAGCTGCCTGACTCCGAGGAGGACTGAGAATTCAAAAACCTAGAAAcaccggagctccgatcgccataAACAGCACAGGATCCTGATTCCGGCGAGTCTGAATTAGCGGCGTCGCAATCGGAATTCTTACCAGAACAATCGCCGAGATCATCGTTCGTCGGCAAAATCAGGTCGCCATTAGGGTTGCATGCGTCGGGGAGGAGAAAATCGTCGGCATCGGAGGGGATGTAAAGGTTATCGAGGTCGTCGAAGGTGATTTCATAGTCACCGCCGTCGCCAAAATCCATGGGAAATTCGAGATCGGAAGCGAAGGCGTGAGTATTCAGTGTGCCAACACCATTTTCGACGAAAAGCGCGTCCATGGAGGGGATGGGTAATCCGTCGAATTGGGAGGAGAAATCATCGAATGCGAGGTCAGACGGCGCCTCGGCCGCCTGCGGTGCGCACTCGGCGGCGATAATGCCGGGGCCGGGCATGGACGGAGGAAGGATTTGGGAGAATTGAGGAATTTTCAGTAATTCAGCAGAAAAGTGTGATGAACGACGACAAAGACTTGGGTTTTGGGAAGATGAGAGAATGAGGGTTTTTCTCGTTGTTTTGAAGTGTCCTGCGCGTGGGATCACGTGCCATAAAACCAGTTACAGGATCAGGATAATAACTGAGATCTCGTTTAGATACGCGCGCGTGGTTTCACCGCTTAACTGAATAGTGTAGATccggttttgaattttttttttctcttttaaaaagATCACAAAAAAACTCGGCTAAAAAATTTAGATATGGAAATGAGATAtgtgatatattttaatattgtaattttgagtattttttaaaattgtgggatgtttaaaaaattttaaaaatttggagTACACAAATTGAACCATCctgtttaaaaaatttaaaaaatagacaAATCCGATTTGTGTatcccaaatttttttaattttttaaatacaaatcatcgggtccgatttgtgtaccaaAAGATTAGACAATCTGATTTCTATACCTCTTACAAATTGGACGGTTCGATCTTAATTTCTGACACCACAGCTGTATAAGCACCTATACACTCCATAACTACGTCCTACACCATTCTCTCTtccatatctaaattaaaaagtgaaAGAACTATATTTTagggaattttttatttaaattaaaaaaataatatttaccaATTTAAATAAACGTATAAGTATTTACCAAATTACATTTAGAGTCATATCTCGGATACCGTgggaaaacaaaaaaatgaacgTATCTCAGATGCGTTGATTTCGTTCTGTGATACAGAACGTGCTGGTCATATCCCAAATGTGCCCGAGATATGAACAAGAGAGCATCTCGAATACACTGCATCCGAGATATGCTCATATTCTGACATGTAGCAGTGCATCCGAGATACGTGCAAGGAAGCAAAACAGAGGCACTGCATTCGAAATATAGTCAAGATTATAATTAAGGTCTCAGCACCCAAGATATGTTGTACAATAAGTCTATTTATAGAGACCATCTCAATACCTCTCATCTCACAATTCACAAACCATtcatttctttctcttcttttgattttgctcTGATGGAGAACAATCAATACTTTTTTGTGGTGGTTTATCCGAATGGGATAGTCAGACACGGCGATGAATGAGTGATTTTTTTAGTCTGACAATACTGTGATCATGTGATGTTGTGCACTTACCGGGTTGATACCC harbors:
- the LOC107622540 gene encoding psbP domain-containing protein 6, chloroplastic, yielding MHRGVKCNESRPHSVTMDKTLLEMATSPFTTSLLTLRASSSSSYSKLSFIRASSRRDLFKGVALQALPLLLLRPSLAREVEVGSFLPPSPSDPSFVLFKASPKDTPALRAGNVQPYQFILPPTWKQARVANILSGNYCQPKCAEPWVEVKFEDEKQGKVQVVASPLIRLTNKPNATIEDIGSPEKVIASLGPFVTGNTYDPDELLETEVEKLGDQTYYKYLLETPYALTGTHNLAKATAKGNTLVLFVASANDKQWQASQKTLKAMLDSFLL
- the LOC107622539 gene encoding bZIP transcription factor 17 yields the protein MPGPGIIAAECAPQAAEAPSDLAFDDFSSQFDGLPIPSMDALFVENGVGTLNTHAFASDLEFPMDFGDGGDYEITFDDLDNLYIPSDADDFLLPDACNPNGDLILPTNDDLGDCSGKNSDCDAANSDSPESGSCAVYGDRSSGVSRFLNSQSSSESGSFKRELSPNPRDSAVVKDSSFPSHDSDSCGEREESSNGAISSRGSGNGSGSGVYETMNSPSPDCCRYEREISSTHAHTILDRNVKLEDNGKGCDLKRKQDQSEGSAETRTTKFRRSSAPVENKTQQNVVVDDDDEKRKARLMRNRESAQLSRQRKKHYVEELEEKVRSMHSTIADLSSKISFVMAENATLRQQLGVGGMCPPPPPVPGMYPHAPPMAHMPYTWMPCAPYVVKPQGSQVPLVPIPKLKPQQPASSSKSKKSEGKKSEVKTKKVASISLLGLFFFILLFGGLVPIVDVKFGGLVGYVPGRSSYVTDRLYNHQGGGKVWPVNGPRNGSERDEDIGYSNGRFSISDHRDYERGRKLGEQSHERQDPRCDEFGHRGNASEPLLASLYVPRNDKLVKIDGNLIIHSILAGEKAMASQTHEAKKENKETGLVITKDWDSALAIPEVGRNRGQHPHVYTVPPEQRKALGSGSTKTLKDHMKSSASDGKMQQWFREGLAGPMLSSGMCTEVFQFDASPKPGAIVPATSVANVSRESRQNVTALNKTRNRRILHGLPGHLDGTSLNLTEDHVRNSESDHFHGNKSSMVVSVLVDPKEAADSDVDGVMTPKSISRIFVVVLMDSVKYVTYSCGLPRLSPHLVTA